A portion of the Clostridium gelidum genome contains these proteins:
- the yunB gene encoding sporulation protein YunB: MQYYTKRKPHKYISFIVAIIFIIVIFNIMIGFFDKRVMPPITEIAIMMAKSQTLDIINKKSVEILSQEFKYDEMIKIEKDKEGNIILVQSDTIKLNYIAAKLSTECNKELSDMNNTTIKVPFGWLGDKSAFYNLGPTITMQIEPMGNISTNYESKFESAGINQTRHKIYLNVNAKIRLKLPLKNQDIEVNTQMPVSDTIIVGKIPNTTFGFPTNNQNVDNKSGN; this comes from the coding sequence ATGCAATATTATACCAAACGAAAACCCCATAAATATATATCATTTATAGTTGCTATTATTTTTATAATTGTCATTTTTAATATAATGATAGGATTTTTTGATAAAAGAGTCATGCCGCCAATAACAGAAATAGCAATAATGATGGCAAAATCTCAAACATTAGATATAATAAACAAAAAAAGTGTAGAGATTTTATCACAGGAATTTAAATATGATGAAATGATAAAAATAGAAAAAGATAAGGAAGGAAATATAATTTTAGTTCAATCAGATACTATAAAATTAAATTATATAGCGGCTAAATTATCTACAGAATGTAATAAAGAATTAAGTGATATGAATAATACTACCATAAAAGTTCCTTTTGGATGGTTGGGCGATAAAAGTGCTTTTTATAATTTAGGACCTACAATAACTATGCAGATAGAGCCTATGGGGAATATTAGTACAAATTATGAATCGAAATTTGAAAGTGCTGGAATTAATCAAACTAGACATAAAATATATCTAAATGTTAATGCTAAAATAAGATTGAAACTACCACTGAAAAATCAAGATATCGAAGTTAACACACAAATGCCAGTTTCAGATACAATTATAGTTGGGAAAATACCAAATACAACCTTTGGATTTCCAACAAATAATCAAAATGTAGATAACAAAAGTGGAAACTAA